In one Pseudomonas fitomaticsae genomic region, the following are encoded:
- a CDS encoding HK97 family phage prohead protease, which translates to MSNIQKTLAFDQVEIKFDSAGKTGTFEGYASVFGVVDSDGDIILPGAFKKALATQSRQVGMFFNHRTWELPVGKWLNLEEDSKGLLTRGELTPGLSVSTDLRAAMEHKTVEGMSVGFTVFKDDFDLIDTGRAFKNVQALREISICTFPANEQATIESMKSLESITTIRDVEHWLRDSAGLSKSQALGLIARFKSAVRSDSEGGEINALIERIKSFPSVGN; encoded by the coding sequence ATGTCCAATATTCAAAAGACCTTGGCCTTCGATCAGGTCGAGATCAAGTTCGACTCCGCAGGAAAGACCGGCACGTTCGAGGGCTATGCCAGTGTGTTTGGCGTGGTCGACAGTGACGGCGACATCATCCTGCCGGGAGCCTTCAAAAAGGCGCTGGCTACCCAGAGCCGACAGGTCGGCATGTTCTTCAATCACCGAACCTGGGAGCTTCCGGTCGGTAAGTGGCTGAACCTTGAAGAAGACAGCAAAGGGCTGCTCACCCGAGGCGAACTGACACCGGGTCTGTCGGTGTCGACTGATCTACGGGCCGCTATGGAACACAAAACGGTCGAAGGAATGTCGGTCGGGTTCACCGTCTTCAAAGACGATTTCGATCTGATCGACACCGGTCGCGCCTTCAAGAATGTGCAGGCTCTTCGCGAAATCAGCATCTGCACCTTTCCTGCCAATGAGCAGGCGACCATCGAATCCATGAAAAGCCTGGAATCGATCACCACCATTCGCGACGTCGAGCATTGGCTGAGGGATTCGGCCGGTCTTTCGAAGTCGCAAGCACTGGGCCTCATTGCCCGGTTCAAGTCCGCAGTTCGGAGCGATTCCGAAGGTGGCGAAATTAACGCGCTCATCGAGCGCATCAAGTCCTTCCCATCTGTAGGAAACTGA
- a CDS encoding phage head closure protein produces the protein MRAGRLRHRIDFQEKALVQDPSNGEMIPGWRPVRQKVPADFEPLSSKDLFAAQAAQSQATCRFVIRHWPGLLPTMRIVHRGKVYSIEGEPLPDRESGLEYLTILTKTGVNDG, from the coding sequence ATGAGAGCAGGTCGCTTGCGGCATCGAATCGATTTTCAGGAAAAGGCCCTGGTACAGGACCCGAGCAATGGGGAAATGATCCCGGGCTGGCGCCCTGTCCGTCAGAAGGTGCCGGCCGATTTTGAACCGTTAAGTTCAAAGGATCTTTTTGCGGCCCAAGCTGCGCAATCCCAAGCCACCTGCAGGTTTGTGATTCGCCATTGGCCCGGTCTGCTGCCAACCATGCGGATCGTTCATCGCGGGAAGGTTTACAGCATCGAAGGCGAGCCTCTGCCTGATAGGGAATCCGGTTTGGAATACCTCACGATCCTGACCAAGACGGGAGTGAACGATGGGTGA
- a CDS encoding phage holin, lambda family, whose amino-acid sequence MPNMPDKPDTWAIALAWLSQHSPILYAAALSCAMAVLRITYGGGTRRQMLVEGAICGGLTLTIISGLDFFGLPQSMATFAGGWVGFLGVEKIRNIADRVTDFKLPTRKAE is encoded by the coding sequence ATGCCAAACATGCCAGACAAACCAGACACATGGGCGATAGCGCTTGCGTGGTTGAGCCAGCATTCGCCGATCCTCTATGCAGCTGCGCTGTCTTGCGCCATGGCCGTCTTGCGGATCACTTACGGCGGCGGCACTCGTCGTCAGATGCTGGTGGAAGGCGCCATCTGTGGCGGCCTGACCCTTACCATCATCAGCGGCCTGGACTTTTTCGGCCTGCCCCAGAGCATGGCCACCTTCGCCGGCGGCTGGGTTGGCTTCCTGGGTGTGGAGAAGATCCGCAACATCGCGGATCGGGTGACGGACTTCAAGCTACCAACCCGCAAGGCCGAGTAA
- a CDS encoding helix-turn-helix domain-containing protein, producing the protein MSMDLMVKAMKTKVGNPLRKLVLVKLADNASDQGECWPSYQHIADQCEIGRSTVKLHIRELEKAGFLRREYRRKGELNQSNVFHLSLDGGADPALGGGAGDNPPGAGGDLGGGAGAAPRTSHSYEPVKEPKPMVTTIEDDGFAQFWKLYPKKKSRKDAAKAWAKLKPNEELRQSLITALGSHCVSEDWTKDGGRYVPNAATWLNGERWHDELKPAPGKTSTFTNLPQHEPNAYPEVPHGQTNF; encoded by the coding sequence ATGAGCATGGATTTGATGGTCAAGGCCATGAAAACGAAGGTGGGAAACCCGCTGCGCAAGCTGGTGCTGGTCAAGCTGGCTGACAACGCCAGTGATCAGGGCGAGTGCTGGCCTTCCTACCAACACATTGCCGACCAGTGCGAGATCGGCCGATCCACCGTGAAACTCCACATCCGCGAGCTGGAGAAGGCTGGTTTTCTCCGCCGTGAGTATCGTCGGAAAGGTGAGTTGAATCAGTCGAACGTCTTCCATTTGTCGCTGGATGGTGGGGCAGATCCTGCCCTAGGGGGTGGGGCAGGAGATAACCCACCTGGGGCAGGAGGTGACCTAGGGGGTGGGGCAGGAGCTGCCCCCAGAACCAGTCACTCTTATGAACCAGTCAAGGAACCTAAACCTATGGTCACCACGATTGAGGATGACGGGTTTGCACAGTTCTGGAAGCTGTACCCGAAAAAGAAGTCTCGCAAGGACGCTGCCAAGGCCTGGGCGAAGCTGAAACCGAACGAGGAACTGCGCCAGTCCCTGATCACTGCTTTGGGTAGTCACTGCGTTTCCGAGGACTGGACGAAGGACGGCGGTCGTTATGTTCCAAACGCCGCCACCTGGCTCAACGGTGAGCGCTGGCATGACGAGCTCAAGCCAGCGCCCGGGAAAACCTCAACGTTCACCAACCTGCCGCAACACGAACCAAACGCTTATCCGGAGGTGCCGCATGGCCAAACCAATTTCTAA
- a CDS encoding phage portal protein: MADTDYSIDLRTRSPFWARLASFFVGGRLTSPNQGSQTGPVSASGTVGDSVVNDERSLQISTVFACVRLISSVSACLPLDVFETKGDDRSKVGLDNPLARLLRYAPNQFMTAFDFRVAMTMQLCYYGNAYALIDRNGVGDIISLVPLMSVNMDVRLEGKRIVYRYRRDSEYADFKQSEIFHLKGFGFNGLVGLSPIAFAAKTAGVAVAMEDQQRDFYANGAKSPQILMTGEGKTLSKVQRDQVEANFKEIAGGPVKKRLWILEAGFTTQAIGVSPQDAETMAARKFQVGELARFFGVPPHLVGDVEKTTSWGSGIEQQNIGFLQYTLDPYLKIWEGCIQRWLVKPADVGRIHAEHNLDGLLRGDSAARAAFMGIMADKGLRTRDELRRLDNLPSVPGGDVATCQSQNVPLTQLGQTNPAPSGV; this comes from the coding sequence ATGGCAGATACCGATTACAGCATCGACCTGCGCACTCGCAGCCCATTCTGGGCGCGCCTGGCGAGCTTTTTCGTCGGAGGACGGCTGACATCGCCCAACCAGGGATCTCAAACCGGCCCTGTGTCGGCTTCAGGCACGGTGGGCGACTCAGTCGTCAACGACGAGCGTTCACTCCAAATATCCACGGTCTTCGCCTGCGTTCGCCTGATTTCCAGCGTGTCGGCCTGCCTGCCGCTGGACGTCTTCGAGACCAAAGGCGATGACCGATCGAAAGTAGGTTTGGATAACCCGTTGGCGCGCTTGCTGCGCTACGCACCCAACCAATTTATGACCGCGTTCGACTTTCGCGTAGCGATGACCATGCAGCTCTGCTACTACGGCAATGCTTATGCGCTGATCGACCGTAACGGTGTGGGCGACATCATCAGCTTGGTACCGCTGATGTCGGTGAATATGGACGTGAGGCTTGAGGGTAAACGGATCGTTTACCGATACCGCAGGGATAGCGAGTACGCCGACTTCAAACAATCCGAGATTTTCCACCTAAAAGGGTTCGGATTTAACGGTCTGGTGGGGCTATCACCTATCGCGTTTGCGGCGAAAACAGCGGGTGTAGCTGTTGCAATGGAAGACCAACAGCGTGACTTCTACGCGAATGGTGCCAAGTCTCCCCAGATCCTCATGACGGGCGAAGGAAAGACACTAAGCAAGGTCCAGCGTGATCAGGTAGAGGCAAACTTCAAGGAGATTGCCGGCGGCCCGGTCAAAAAACGGCTTTGGATCTTGGAGGCCGGTTTTACCACTCAGGCTATCGGTGTGAGCCCGCAGGACGCCGAAACGATGGCAGCCCGCAAGTTTCAGGTTGGCGAACTGGCCCGTTTCTTCGGCGTTCCGCCGCATCTGGTCGGGGATGTTGAAAAAACCACCAGTTGGGGGTCGGGAATCGAGCAACAAAACATCGGGTTCCTTCAATACACGCTCGATCCCTACCTGAAAATTTGGGAAGGCTGCATTCAGCGGTGGCTGGTGAAACCCGCCGATGTCGGGCGGATTCACGCCGAGCATAATCTCGATGGATTGCTTCGTGGGGATTCGGCCGCGAGAGCGGCATTTATGGGGATTATGGCCGATAAAGGCCTTCGAACCCGTGACGAACTTAGGCGCTTGGACAATCTGCCATCGGTGCCTGGTGGCGATGTCGCGACATGTCAGTCGCAGAATGTACCCCTTACCCAACTTGGACAAACGAACCCCGCACCCAGCGGGGTTTAG
- a CDS encoding antiterminator Q family protein codes for MKKRTYADKPLGDTEYLLEQWGWWRMDGMGVPRYVSPLYALIRDNNVTEGGVKNYCVTDDVALVVDRAVAKLAQRDEQMGNFIWLYFGAKWTMVRVGESARMSERSAREVIKAGVAWIDCAVEEIRLAA; via the coding sequence ATGAAGAAACGAACGTACGCAGATAAGCCGCTGGGCGACACCGAATACTTGCTTGAGCAATGGGGGTGGTGGCGCATGGACGGCATGGGGGTGCCTCGGTACGTTTCACCGCTGTACGCACTGATCCGCGACAACAACGTCACAGAAGGCGGCGTGAAGAATTACTGCGTCACGGATGACGTGGCCCTGGTGGTGGACCGCGCGGTGGCCAAGCTGGCCCAGCGTGACGAGCAGATGGGTAATTTCATCTGGCTGTACTTCGGTGCGAAGTGGACGATGGTCCGGGTTGGTGAGTCGGCGAGAATGTCCGAGCGTTCAGCCCGGGAAGTGATCAAAGCCGGCGTTGCGTGGATTGATTGCGCCGTGGAAGAAATCCGGCTTGCGGCGTAA
- a CDS encoding phage major capsid protein: MSELAQIQKAIEDAQKNMTELFDAQKKEITSTGEISKKLQGDLQTVQEELKTAGTRLFDLESKLAGGGLDNPEAKKSFAERAAEDLKKNWNGSTSGKVDVKSFSKALGSGSTSAGALVQPQQNPGILMPGLRRLTIRDLLAQGRTSSNAIEYVRENVFTNSAAPVAEGALKPESQLTFTKETANVKTIAHWIQASRQIMDDAPMLESYVNGRLLFGLDLVEEGQLLNGDGTGDNLIGLNKVATAYDTALNATGDTRADQIAHAIFQTSESEFEASGLILNPRDWHAIALLKDADGRYIFGGPAAFAAKVMWGLPVVATKAQAQGTFTVGGFDLASQIWDRMDATIEISNQDRDNFVKNMLTILCEERLAVTHYRPTAIIKGAFTVPTP; encoded by the coding sequence ATGTCCGAATTGGCCCAAATCCAAAAGGCAATCGAAGACGCGCAGAAGAACATGACCGAACTGTTCGATGCGCAAAAGAAAGAGATCACCAGCACCGGTGAAATCAGCAAAAAACTGCAGGGTGATCTGCAAACCGTTCAGGAAGAACTGAAAACCGCAGGTACTCGCCTGTTTGACCTGGAATCGAAGCTGGCTGGTGGCGGTCTGGATAATCCGGAAGCCAAGAAATCGTTCGCCGAACGTGCTGCCGAAGATCTGAAGAAGAACTGGAACGGTTCAACTTCTGGCAAGGTCGACGTCAAGAGCTTCAGCAAGGCGCTCGGCTCCGGCAGCACCTCGGCAGGCGCACTGGTTCAACCACAGCAGAACCCGGGTATTCTGATGCCGGGCCTGCGTCGCCTGACCATCCGCGACTTGCTTGCTCAGGGGCGGACCTCTTCGAACGCCATCGAGTACGTGCGCGAAAACGTGTTCACCAACAGCGCAGCGCCGGTAGCCGAGGGCGCGCTGAAGCCAGAATCGCAACTGACCTTCACCAAGGAAACTGCAAACGTCAAAACCATTGCCCACTGGATCCAGGCTTCGCGCCAGATCATGGACGATGCGCCGATGCTCGAGTCCTACGTGAATGGCCGTTTGCTGTTTGGCCTGGATCTGGTTGAAGAAGGTCAACTGCTCAATGGCGACGGTACCGGCGACAACCTGATCGGCTTGAACAAGGTTGCGACCGCTTACGACACCGCTCTCAACGCCACCGGTGACACCCGTGCCGATCAAATCGCGCACGCCATCTTCCAGACCAGCGAATCTGAGTTCGAGGCTTCCGGCCTGATCCTCAATCCGCGCGACTGGCATGCCATCGCACTGCTGAAAGATGCTGATGGGCGTTACATCTTCGGTGGCCCAGCGGCTTTCGCGGCCAAGGTGATGTGGGGTCTGCCAGTGGTTGCGACCAAGGCACAAGCCCAAGGCACTTTCACCGTGGGCGGCTTCGACCTGGCTTCGCAGATCTGGGATCGGATGGATGCAACCATCGAGATCAGCAACCAGGACCGCGACAACTTCGTGAAAAACATGCTGACCATCCTCTGCGAGGAGCGTCTAGCGGTAACCCATTATCGTCCGACCGCGATCATCAAGGGCGCCTTCACCGTACCAACCCCATAA
- a CDS encoding head-tail connector protein, whose translation MTIAVSDLLSIELMRKHLRVDFEDEDDLITLYAESALAWALWYCDNDKLVEVGDFPASFKSALLLLLGHSFANREAVEIGAKGEKLPLGVESLLWSSRNFSGPEPVETTP comes from the coding sequence ATGACCATTGCCGTTTCCGATCTGCTTTCAATTGAGCTGATGCGGAAGCACCTGCGCGTTGATTTCGAGGACGAGGATGACCTGATCACGCTCTACGCGGAATCTGCGTTGGCTTGGGCGCTCTGGTATTGCGACAACGACAAGCTCGTTGAGGTCGGTGATTTTCCTGCCTCTTTCAAGTCCGCGTTGCTGTTGCTCCTTGGGCATTCGTTCGCGAATCGTGAGGCGGTAGAGATCGGCGCCAAGGGCGAAAAGCTGCCTCTTGGGGTTGAGTCTTTGTTGTGGTCGTCCCGCAACTTCTCAGGCCCTGAACCAGTCGAGACAACGCCATGA
- a CDS encoding terminase large subunit — MRDFVKIATDYAKAAVADKKRKKHGKLIRQAAQRFLDDLKRAKKKDCPFLFDPWHANDPCDFIEKLHHVEGKWEKPTIVMHPSHIFFVVQLFGFRKREAVYTEGWGEDGKFHPRRFTSALFAVARKNAKSTLSSAILLYCECCEPEEGAQIVSAATTFGQAAIIFNAAKRMVEKNADLREYFGLEVWAKSISRAETGASFKPIHAKASTQDGLNPSHTGLDEIHAHKTADLLNVLQSAAGARGNPLWLFTTTEGYTNPGPWAEIRMFAKKLLSGLFGTTADHYLVVFYAVDDEDKNLGIKADDEFDESCWIKANPLMDVNPHLLAAIRKEAVEAKQMPSKMAEFRIKRLNRPASTADGWVDLNKWQRCNGEIDLDWLSQYPCWGGLDLASTTDLTSFRLVWDVDGVLYTYGWRWAPESSVAFRTERGTVPYASWVESGLLKQTEGDVTDYAVIEADVKSVCARFNVQAIAYDKWNASDLVNRLVAAELPMIEFIQGPKSYHPAMQVLERAYIAGAFAHGGDMILNWCASNLIARRDDNMNMAPDKKRSADKIDDMTALLMAIGVAGAHVDTVNLDDFLNRPMSM, encoded by the coding sequence ATGCGTGATTTCGTAAAAATCGCGACCGACTACGCCAAGGCTGCGGTTGCAGATAAGAAGCGTAAAAAGCACGGAAAGCTGATTCGTCAGGCCGCACAGCGCTTCCTTGATGACCTGAAAAGGGCCAAAAAGAAGGATTGCCCTTTCCTTTTTGACCCCTGGCATGCGAATGACCCCTGCGACTTCATCGAAAAGCTGCATCACGTAGAGGGCAAGTGGGAAAAGCCGACGATTGTCATGCACCCATCGCATATTTTCTTCGTGGTGCAGCTTTTCGGCTTCCGCAAGCGCGAAGCGGTGTACACCGAGGGCTGGGGTGAGGATGGGAAATTCCATCCCCGCCGATTCACCTCTGCGCTGTTCGCCGTAGCGCGGAAGAATGCGAAAAGCACGCTGTCTTCGGCAATCCTTCTGTACTGCGAGTGCTGCGAGCCGGAGGAGGGCGCGCAGATCGTCAGCGCGGCCACGACGTTTGGCCAGGCTGCGATCATCTTCAATGCTGCCAAACGAATGGTCGAGAAAAACGCCGACCTGCGCGAATACTTCGGCCTCGAGGTTTGGGCAAAATCGATCAGCCGCGCTGAAACGGGTGCGAGTTTCAAACCGATTCACGCAAAAGCGTCCACTCAGGACGGCTTGAACCCCTCGCATACGGGGCTCGATGAGATTCATGCGCACAAGACAGCTGACCTACTGAACGTTCTGCAGTCTGCAGCCGGCGCCCGAGGCAACCCGCTTTGGCTGTTTACCACCACCGAGGGATACACAAACCCAGGGCCGTGGGCAGAAATTCGGATGTTCGCGAAGAAGTTGCTGTCCGGGTTGTTCGGCACGACAGCCGATCACTATCTGGTGGTGTTCTACGCCGTCGACGACGAGGACAAGAACCTCGGTATCAAGGCCGATGACGAGTTCGACGAAAGCTGTTGGATCAAAGCCAACCCGCTGATGGATGTGAACCCGCATTTGTTGGCGGCGATTCGCAAAGAGGCGGTCGAAGCGAAGCAGATGCCATCAAAGATGGCTGAGTTTCGCATCAAGCGCTTGAACCGTCCGGCTTCGACCGCAGACGGTTGGGTTGATCTCAACAAGTGGCAGCGCTGCAATGGTGAGATCGACCTTGATTGGCTTTCACAGTACCCATGCTGGGGCGGTCTGGACCTTGCTTCGACCACTGACCTGACATCGTTTCGATTGGTGTGGGACGTGGACGGCGTGCTCTACACCTACGGCTGGCGCTGGGCACCAGAGAGTTCGGTTGCATTTCGAACAGAGCGCGGCACTGTTCCGTACGCATCGTGGGTCGAATCCGGCCTGCTCAAGCAAACCGAAGGCGATGTAACCGATTACGCCGTGATCGAGGCGGACGTGAAGTCGGTATGCGCGCGTTTCAACGTGCAGGCGATCGCCTACGACAAATGGAACGCCAGTGACCTGGTCAACCGTCTGGTGGCCGCTGAGTTGCCGATGATTGAGTTCATCCAGGGGCCTAAGTCCTACCACCCGGCTATGCAGGTGCTCGAGCGCGCTTACATTGCGGGTGCCTTTGCTCACGGCGGCGACATGATCCTCAACTGGTGTGCATCGAACCTGATCGCCAGGCGGGACGACAACATGAACATGGCTCCCGACAAAAAACGGTCGGCGGACAAGATCGACGATATGACCGCACTCCTTATGGCGATAGGTGTAGCGGGTGCCCACGTGGACACCGTGAACCTTGATGACTTCCTCAATCGACCAATGAGCATGTAA
- a CDS encoding phage tail tip fiber protein: protein MQSNDYVPGVSGWKFDPVKGDFELNSCTIGSVSKAPERQMVSVEVASYSRYDLPKNAANLVQFMEAELQKVPEEYRHAAEFEEFDASYGDDSFSPRLFLSYSRLETEDELADRLQKSKGAGIQIKSDGGVTTFTHDGVLRIRIGNLDASDPEHGTADQPAKPFVVVDGTTYLNEAFIKAGALDCKLSTMWSVRMQLNSQGQYVAAGIGLGFPSQFLVSADRFSIKKPSEFERAQAKGVSAVLDLLADIIGDIKLGNVAKQGNDDADRLALDRRLASIDHRLTVLESNRFRRP, encoded by the coding sequence ATGCAGAGCAACGACTATGTGCCGGGTGTCTCCGGCTGGAAATTTGACCCGGTGAAGGGCGATTTCGAACTCAACTCATGCACCATCGGCAGCGTGAGCAAGGCGCCCGAACGCCAGATGGTGTCGGTCGAGGTCGCCAGCTACAGCAGGTACGACCTGCCCAAGAACGCCGCCAACCTGGTTCAGTTCATGGAGGCCGAGCTGCAAAAGGTGCCGGAGGAATACCGACACGCTGCAGAGTTTGAGGAATTCGATGCGAGCTACGGAGATGACTCGTTCAGCCCGCGCCTGTTCCTCAGTTACTCGCGCCTTGAAACAGAAGATGAATTGGCCGATCGCCTCCAGAAGTCGAAGGGCGCTGGCATTCAGATCAAGAGCGATGGCGGCGTAACAACCTTCACGCACGACGGTGTGCTTCGCATCCGTATCGGCAACCTCGATGCTTCAGATCCGGAACATGGCACTGCTGATCAGCCTGCGAAGCCTTTTGTCGTTGTAGATGGGACGACCTACCTGAACGAGGCTTTCATCAAGGCCGGCGCGCTGGACTGCAAGCTGTCGACGATGTGGTCGGTGAGGATGCAGCTCAACTCCCAGGGACAGTACGTGGCGGCCGGTATCGGCCTCGGCTTTCCCTCGCAGTTCCTGGTCAGCGCTGATCGCTTCTCCATCAAAAAGCCATCTGAGTTCGAGCGAGCTCAGGCTAAAGGTGTCAGCGCCGTACTTGATCTGCTGGCCGACATCATCGGCGACATCAAACTGGGCAATGTGGCGAAGCAGGGTAACGACGATGCCGATCGGCTTGCACTGGATCGCCGTCTCGCATCAATTGATCACCGCCTGACCGTCCTCGAATCGAATCGCTTTCGCCGGCCGTAA
- a CDS encoding ATP-binding protein: MAKPISNFSRVPDVRFFEAQCPVHGTVDGAEVEQFDGSYLVRTCRRCQWEAMNTADTRSEAHTQALARRKATALNELLIGSGITPRFAGCTLDNFTTGAVLEKVRALATCQSYVDQFEENYRAGRSLILSGNVGTGKTHLASGMVQQAIRKFGAAAVITSAAEIIRIAKGSMVRGAEYTERDVINELAGIDLLVIDEVGAQKGSEYELGLLHEVIDRRYQLVRPTVVVSNLPANTLGQFIGDRALDRLRQNGGQAVGFSWSSMRATA; encoded by the coding sequence ATGGCCAAACCAATTTCTAACTTCAGCCGCGTGCCGGATGTTCGCTTCTTCGAGGCTCAGTGCCCGGTACACGGCACAGTCGACGGCGCCGAGGTCGAGCAGTTCGACGGCTCGTATCTGGTGCGCACCTGCCGCCGGTGCCAGTGGGAGGCGATGAATACCGCCGACACCCGCAGCGAGGCTCACACGCAGGCACTGGCCCGCCGCAAGGCTACGGCGCTGAATGAACTGTTGATCGGCTCGGGTATAACTCCGCGCTTCGCTGGATGCACCCTGGACAACTTCACCACTGGTGCGGTGCTGGAAAAGGTACGCGCCCTGGCGACTTGTCAGTCCTACGTCGACCAGTTCGAGGAGAACTACCGTGCCGGCCGCTCACTGATCCTGTCCGGCAATGTCGGTACCGGGAAAACTCACCTGGCCAGCGGAATGGTCCAGCAGGCGATCCGGAAGTTCGGCGCGGCGGCGGTTATCACGTCGGCGGCGGAGATCATCCGCATTGCCAAGGGCTCGATGGTGCGTGGCGCCGAATACACCGAGCGCGACGTGATCAACGAACTGGCCGGGATCGACCTGTTAGTGATCGACGAGGTTGGCGCGCAGAAGGGTAGCGAGTACGAACTCGGCCTTTTGCACGAAGTCATTGATCGCCGGTATCAACTGGTGCGCCCGACCGTGGTGGTGTCCAATCTGCCGGCCAATACCCTGGGCCAGTTCATCGGCGACCGCGCTCTCGATCGCCTCCGCCAGAACGGCGGTCAGGCGGTGGGGTTCAGCTGGTCCTCAATGAGGGCCACGGCATGA
- a CDS encoding HNH endonuclease: MPVRPQRHKPAAPVTPKHSTPEQQRGNSNSRGYTYRWQQASKGYLAKHPLCVHCQQEGRVGAATEVDHIVPHRGDMVLFWDRTNWQGLCRPHHSRKTATEDGGFGNARGGRDRF, translated from the coding sequence ATGCCAGTCAGGCCGCAACGACACAAACCAGCGGCACCTGTCACGCCCAAGCATTCGACACCTGAGCAGCAGCGAGGCAACAGCAACTCCCGGGGCTACACCTACCGCTGGCAGCAGGCGAGCAAGGGCTACCTGGCCAAGCACCCGCTGTGCGTCCACTGCCAGCAGGAAGGGCGAGTGGGAGCCGCGACCGAGGTTGACCACATCGTCCCGCACCGAGGCGACATGGTTCTGTTCTGGGATCGGACCAACTGGCAAGGGCTTTGCCGCCCGCACCACAGCAGGAAGACGGCCACGGAGGACGGTGGCTTCGGCAACGCCAGAGGCGGTCGGGATCGGTTCTGA
- a CDS encoding replicative DNA helicase yields the protein MSEYRELFSDEAEHALLGAMLLDSNLFDSITGQVQVADFHDPENAALFQAMVGCHAAGNPVDPVTLHDYAEFLPSGTRTMAYAAELARNTPSTANWKAYAKVVTERAVLRRLVDAADAVRELATENRPVAEIIANAQQAMADLRDLQTGEPDYKRMDEVVARNVDVIDSKFNGTVQSGLSTGLVDLDKLIRGLRKKTVTIVAGLPGSGKTTLGLQIAQHIACSGAGVGMVFSLEMPEEELGNRALASIGGIDLRKLDDGQLQDDDWPRLTSAVSKIVDKPLFVCDKSSLTVARIRSIARQVQRTHGLDVVVIDYIGLIGSDGKAFNRTSELGKISTGIVNIAKELEVPVILLAQLNRDSTKRPGKKPIASDLRDSGQIEADAHCIILVHRDNDSEEGQNGVTELIMPKCRHAPVGSCLVQQQGQYARFVNFAGNREPSNEEVEMGRSFASQYKGKRA from the coding sequence ATGAGCGAGTATCGCGAACTGTTCAGCGATGAGGCTGAACACGCTCTGCTGGGGGCCATGTTGCTGGACTCCAACCTTTTCGACTCGATTACCGGCCAGGTACAGGTGGCGGACTTCCACGATCCGGAGAATGCCGCACTGTTCCAGGCAATGGTCGGCTGCCACGCGGCAGGGAACCCTGTTGACCCCGTCACGCTGCATGACTACGCCGAGTTTTTGCCGAGCGGCACCCGTACGATGGCTTATGCCGCCGAGCTGGCGCGCAACACGCCCAGCACCGCCAACTGGAAGGCCTATGCCAAGGTTGTGACAGAGCGTGCTGTGTTGCGCCGATTGGTGGACGCAGCAGACGCAGTGCGCGAGCTGGCCACCGAGAACCGGCCTGTCGCCGAGATCATCGCCAACGCTCAGCAGGCAATGGCAGATCTGCGCGACCTACAAACGGGAGAGCCGGACTACAAGCGCATGGATGAGGTGGTGGCGCGCAACGTCGACGTCATCGATTCCAAGTTCAACGGCACTGTGCAATCCGGCCTGTCGACCGGTCTGGTGGATCTGGACAAGCTCATCCGTGGCTTGCGAAAGAAGACCGTCACCATCGTGGCCGGCCTGCCAGGGAGCGGCAAAACCACTCTCGGCCTGCAGATAGCCCAGCACATCGCATGCAGCGGTGCCGGTGTCGGCATGGTGTTCTCGTTGGAGATGCCGGAGGAAGAGTTGGGCAACCGCGCCTTGGCGTCCATCGGGGGGATTGATCTGAGAAAGCTCGATGACGGGCAGTTGCAGGACGATGACTGGCCGCGCTTGACCTCGGCCGTCAGCAAAATCGTCGATAAGCCGCTGTTCGTTTGCGATAAGTCCAGCCTGACGGTGGCGCGCATCCGCAGCATTGCCCGCCAGGTGCAGCGCACCCACGGCCTTGACGTTGTGGTGATCGATTACATCGGACTGATCGGGTCAGATGGCAAGGCGTTCAACCGCACTTCGGAGCTGGGCAAGATCTCGACCGGAATCGTGAATATCGCCAAGGAGCTGGAGGTGCCGGTGATCCTGCTGGCGCAACTCAACCGCGACTCGACGAAGCGCCCAGGCAAGAAGCCAATCGCTTCCGACCTGCGCGACTCCGGACAGATCGAGGCGGATGCCCACTGCATCATCCTTGTTCACCGCGACAATGACTCGGAGGAGGGCCAGAACGGTGTCACCGAGCTGATCATGCCGAAGTGCAGGCACGCACCGGTCGGCTCATGTCTCGTTCAGCAGCAGGGTCAATACGCCCGGTTCGTCAACTTCGCCGGCAACCGCGAGCCGAGTAACGAGGAGGTCGAAATGGGCCGCTCGTTCGCCAGCCAGTACAAGGGGAAAAGAGCATGA